A region from the Candidatus Syntrophosphaera sp. genome encodes:
- the purL gene encoding phosphoribosylformylglycinamidine synthase subunit PurL — protein MEPVISPELIAAHGISAEEYQYILEILRRPPTYVELGIFSVMWSEHASYKNSIRLLKTLPRDGEYMLAKAGDENAGVVDIGDGLAICFKIESHNHPSALEPYHGAATGVGGILRDIFTMGARPIAALNSLRFGDLSKPRVRHLMREVVHGIADYGNCFGVPTVGGEVFCDETYEGNPLINAMAVGVLRHEHLARSAARGIGNLVVYVGAKTGRDGIHGATFASVDLSDRSAEQRTAVQVGDPFYEKLLLEATLEVIQAGLVAGIQDMGAAGLTCSSSEMAGKGGVGIELDIDQVPVRETGITPYEIMLSESQERMLLIVEPRNLEPIQSVFHKWDLDAVVIGRVTDDKLLRVRMNGDSVAEIPAEYLVLGGKAPVYSRESREPAHFAQNKAFDTSSLPEPGDYAEILLKLLADPNIASKREVYSQYDHMVQIGTVTEPGSDAAVVAIKGTSKAVALATDCNARHCWLDPYEGAKGAVAEAARNVACSGAKPIAITNCLNFGNPYKPEVYWSFSEAIRGMGDACRALGTPVTGGNVSFYNESPLGAVYPTPVIGMLGLIEDMSKATTQWFKRPGDLIALLGDPGAGIGGSQYLKTVFGKVSGQAPKVELEKEKRLLELLFALIDNRLLASAHDVSEGGLLVCLAESCFGPAARWGVDLQFPVSSAKSHVYFGEAHGRAVISFAPDKATLISELCRQTRTPLLLLGEVSEQPIFRVNEDISIDTESMYTNYVNGL, from the coding sequence TTGGAACCTGTGATCAGCCCTGAATTGATTGCCGCCCACGGCATCTCAGCCGAGGAATACCAATACATCCTGGAGATCCTCAGACGCCCGCCCACCTACGTGGAACTGGGCATTTTCAGCGTGATGTGGAGCGAGCACGCCAGCTACAAGAATTCCATCCGCCTGCTCAAGACCCTGCCTCGCGATGGGGAGTACATGCTGGCCAAAGCCGGCGACGAGAACGCCGGAGTGGTGGACATCGGAGACGGCCTGGCGATCTGCTTCAAGATCGAAAGCCACAACCATCCCTCGGCCCTGGAGCCCTATCATGGCGCTGCAACGGGGGTGGGAGGCATCCTGCGCGATATATTCACCATGGGCGCACGGCCCATCGCCGCCCTCAATTCCCTCCGCTTTGGAGATCTTTCCAAACCCCGCGTGCGCCATCTGATGCGTGAGGTGGTGCATGGGATAGCTGATTATGGAAACTGCTTCGGGGTTCCCACTGTTGGCGGAGAGGTCTTCTGCGACGAGACCTACGAAGGCAATCCCCTCATCAACGCAATGGCAGTGGGTGTCCTGCGCCACGAACATCTGGCCAGATCGGCCGCCAGGGGGATCGGCAACCTGGTGGTATATGTGGGCGCCAAAACAGGCCGGGACGGGATCCACGGCGCCACCTTCGCTTCGGTCGACCTGAGCGACAGATCCGCCGAACAGCGCACCGCGGTGCAGGTCGGCGACCCATTTTACGAAAAGCTTTTATTGGAAGCAACCCTGGAAGTTATCCAGGCCGGGCTCGTGGCCGGCATCCAGGACATGGGCGCAGCCGGGCTCACCTGTTCCAGTTCCGAGATGGCCGGCAAGGGCGGGGTCGGGATCGAACTCGACATCGACCAGGTCCCTGTCCGTGAAACAGGCATCACGCCTTATGAGATCATGCTTTCGGAATCCCAGGAACGGATGCTCCTGATCGTGGAACCGCGGAATCTGGAACCCATTCAGAGCGTCTTCCACAAATGGGACCTGGACGCGGTGGTCATTGGCCGGGTCACGGACGACAAACTGCTCCGGGTGCGCATGAATGGGGACAGCGTGGCCGAGATCCCAGCCGAATATCTGGTGCTGGGTGGCAAGGCCCCGGTCTATTCCCGCGAGTCCAGGGAACCGGCCCATTTCGCGCAGAATAAGGCCTTTGACACGTCTTCCCTGCCCGAACCGGGGGATTACGCGGAAATCCTGCTCAAGCTCCTTGCGGACCCCAATATCGCCTCCAAACGGGAAGTTTACAGCCAATACGACCACATGGTCCAGATCGGGACGGTCACCGAACCGGGCAGCGATGCCGCGGTGGTGGCAATCAAAGGGACCAGCAAGGCTGTGGCGCTGGCCACGGACTGCAACGCCCGCCATTGCTGGCTGGATCCTTATGAAGGGGCCAAGGGGGCGGTGGCCGAGGCGGCCAGAAACGTTGCCTGCAGCGGCGCGAAACCCATCGCCATCACCAACTGCCTCAATTTTGGCAATCCCTACAAGCCTGAGGTCTATTGGTCTTTTTCCGAGGCCATCCGTGGCATGGGGGATGCCTGCCGGGCCCTGGGGACCCCCGTCACAGGCGGAAACGTATCTTTCTACAACGAAAGCCCCCTCGGCGCGGTCTATCCCACCCCCGTGATCGGCATGCTGGGCCTGATCGAGGACATGAGCAAGGCGACCACCCAGTGGTTCAAACGGCCGGGCGACCTGATCGCGCTATTGGGAGATCCTGGGGCGGGCATCGGCGGCTCGCAGTACCTGAAAACGGTGTTCGGAAAAGTGAGCGGCCAGGCACCGAAGGTCGAGCTGGAAAAGGAAAAGCGGCTGCTGGAACTGCTCTTTGCCTTGATCGACAACCGCCTGCTGGCCTCCGCCCACGACGTTTCCGAGGGCGGATTGCTGGTCTGCCTCGCGGAAAGCTGTTTTGGCCCTGCAGCGCGCTGGGGAGTGGATCTGCAGTTTCCGGTAAGCTCAGCCAAAAGCCACGTCTATTTCGGAGAAGCCCACGGCAGGGCCGTGATCAGTTTCGCTCCGGACAAAGCCACCCTCATATCAGAGCTATGCCGGCAGACCCGAACCCCGCTGCTCCTGCTGGGAGAAGTTTCTGAACAACCGATCTTCAGAGTGAATGAAGATATCAGCATTGATACGGAGTCTATGTACACAAACTACGTCAATGGGCTATAA
- a CDS encoding peptidoglycan DD-metalloendopeptidase family protein — translation MRKIMIMLALALALAMLFGDELSDKQRQLDKLQEDLKNALNKAAQTEAQKKRTESEIQSTQKVKSQTDRELRESREEARLRLNTLNTVKTELRSVEERIRDLNGLQNSQLDKLVRVERKLGTTKVSHKDQHLLALMASQTREKLDGLGDVQVSLVAEQNQKGREYSLANTKVQKTYSTSRNLGNKVKNLESQKTKLTKEQQKLQTQIAKLQKDAAQLESLIAQIIAQSGKEPASYKFSAKTIAWPLRGRIIRSFGEETRSYGTSVVCNGIDIAAPEWTTVVAADAGEVVFSGSYGGQGKLVIIDHKNGFFTVYAYNNELLVANGATVSKGQAIAKSGMTGSATVPSLHFEVRKDGRAVNPLSYLE, via the coding sequence ATGCGCAAGATAATGATTATGCTGGCTTTGGCCCTCGCCCTGGCGATGCTTTTTGGCGATGAACTGAGCGACAAGCAAAGGCAACTGGACAAGCTCCAGGAGGACCTGAAAAACGCCCTGAACAAGGCCGCGCAGACCGAAGCCCAGAAGAAAAGAACGGAATCGGAGATCCAAAGCACCCAAAAGGTCAAAAGTCAAACCGACCGGGAGCTGCGTGAATCCCGGGAAGAAGCACGGCTGAGGCTCAACACTCTGAACACCGTCAAGACCGAACTTCGGTCTGTCGAAGAGCGGATCCGGGACCTGAACGGCCTGCAAAATTCCCAATTGGACAAGCTGGTGAGGGTGGAACGGAAGCTGGGCACCACCAAGGTAAGCCACAAGGACCAGCATCTGCTTGCCCTGATGGCCTCGCAGACCCGGGAAAAGCTCGATGGCCTGGGAGATGTCCAGGTGAGCCTGGTGGCCGAACAAAACCAGAAGGGGAGGGAATACAGCCTGGCCAACACCAAGGTGCAGAAGACCTACAGCACCAGCAGGAACCTGGGTAACAAGGTGAAAAACCTGGAAAGCCAGAAAACCAAGCTGACCAAGGAACAGCAAAAATTGCAGACCCAGATCGCCAAACTGCAGAAGGACGCGGCCCAACTCGAATCCCTGATCGCCCAGATCATCGCCCAATCAGGCAAGGAACCGGCCTCCTACAAGTTCAGCGCCAAAACCATAGCCTGGCCACTCAGAGGCAGGATCATCCGCAGCTTTGGGGAGGAAACCAGGTCCTATGGGACCTCGGTGGTCTGCAACGGGATCGACATCGCCGCTCCGGAATGGACGACCGTGGTCGCGGCCGACGCCGGCGAAGTGGTTTTTTCCGGCTCTTACGGCGGGCAGGGCAAGCTGGTCATCATCGACCACAAGAACGGCTTCTTCACTGTTTATGCCTATAACAACGAACTTTTGGTGGCCAACGGGGCCACTGTCTCCAAGGGCCAGGCGATCGCCAAATCCGGCATGACCGGTTCGGCGACGGTGCCCTCGCTGCACTTCGAGGTGCGCAAAGACGGCCGGGCGGTAAATCCCCTGTCCTACCTGGAATGA
- a CDS encoding Sua5/YciO/YrdC/YwlC family protein: MILLRQPSARKLEKLFRNEDFTDKTILHYTGGMFGIGCKASSRGAIDRIQKLKQRSGKEGLILLAPHIDWFAIQGIHVPDRLRPLLDQYWPGNLTVVFPCRDERFAHLAVQGKVAFRVPEDELLRVVIELLDDALVSTSVNLSTLPPENDLNRLTGFYKHWFDYGILPGAMRAGYDPQPSTVVEFVASHEETNHSGFDELKCLREGSIPFHGVKGSFEVPTIMFVCTANICRSPIADKLFNHYSVQAGLALAGDSCGLMSGGQSISAGSLQLLLEKGIEEARDHVSKQVTPEMISGSRLVLTMEARQRDFLREKEPTLQHKILTLNEYLGEPGDIEDPFGSDLNYYRKTYDIIDDRIQRLVKKLAEPSGIKGT, translated from the coding sequence ATGATACTGCTGCGCCAGCCATCGGCCAGGAAACTGGAAAAGCTCTTCCGGAATGAGGATTTCACCGACAAAACGATCCTCCATTACACCGGCGGGATGTTCGGGATCGGCTGCAAAGCCTCGTCCCGGGGAGCCATCGACCGGATCCAGAAGCTCAAGCAGCGCTCCGGCAAAGAAGGCCTGATCCTGCTGGCGCCCCATATCGATTGGTTTGCCATCCAGGGGATCCATGTCCCGGATAGGCTGCGTCCGCTCCTCGACCAGTATTGGCCGGGCAATCTGACAGTTGTTTTTCCCTGCCGGGATGAGCGCTTTGCCCATCTGGCGGTCCAGGGGAAGGTGGCTTTCCGGGTCCCGGAGGACGAGCTGTTGCGCGTGGTGATCGAATTGCTTGATGACGCCCTGGTCAGCACCAGCGTCAATCTTTCCACCCTGCCCCCGGAGAACGACCTGAACCGGCTCACCGGATTTTATAAACACTGGTTCGACTACGGGATCCTTCCTGGAGCCATGCGCGCGGGATATGACCCCCAACCTTCAACCGTCGTGGAATTTGTGGCCAGCCATGAGGAAACCAACCACAGCGGATTTGACGAGCTCAAATGCCTGCGGGAGGGCTCCATCCCCTTCCATGGAGTGAAAGGCTCCTTCGAAGTGCCTACCATCATGTTCGTCTGCACGGCCAATATCTGCCGCAGTCCGATCGCGGATAAGCTTTTCAACCACTATTCCGTCCAGGCCGGGCTTGCCTTAGCGGGGGATTCCTGTGGCCTGATGAGCGGAGGCCAGTCGATCTCGGCCGGCTCGCTGCAGCTGCTGCTGGAAAAGGGTATCGAGGAAGCCAGGGACCACGTTTCCAAGCAGGTGACCCCGGAGATGATCAGCGGCAGCCGCTTGGTGCTCACCATGGAAGCTCGCCAGCGGGATTTTTTGCGGGAAAAAGAGCCAACTCTGCAGCACAAGATCCTCACCCTGAACGAATACCTGGGCGAGCCTGGAGACATCGAGGACCCCTTCGGCTCAGACCTGAACTATTACCGCAAGACATACGACATCATCGACGACCGGATCCAGCGCCTGGTGAAGAAGCTGGCCGAACCGTCGGGAATTAAAGGAACTTGA